A DNA window from Planctomycetota bacterium contains the following coding sequences:
- a CDS encoding MFS transporter: protein MSQPSSTLLSAKPPLMERSGYAVSALSINTYWQLFMMLQLFFYTDVFGISAKQAGTMFLITRLWDAINDPIVGILADKTRTRWGRYRPWLLWASVPFGIMGVLAFTTPPLGDTGKLIYAYVTYSILGLTYTAVGIPLSAMIGVSSNDSIVRTSLASWNMFGAFVASLFAQLFTLKLVETLGGVDTGMTDDQVLAAKQAGFQYTTFLYSGIAVVALIFAFFVMRERVVEEKRASPVPLLTQAEHMVTSKAWLILLGVFMMMCLFISIRGASAVYYVKYYLGVRGESIDFFGLDLSEGSIAGIYLALGSVGCLIGTPLMAPLSARFGKRIVFVGMLAFSALIGALHYPLGRDAILAALILQTLVGLFSGPLFVLKNAMLADVADEIELKHGHRPTGLVYSAASFGFKFGWTIGGAVAGWTLAYFAFEANTEPSERTLSGIVLMMSWLPTVPMALAAVLLVFYPLNEKRVEANTASLEANRAAASAA, encoded by the coding sequence ATGTCCCAGCCCTCCTCAACCCTGCTTAGCGCCAAGCCCCCGCTCATGGAGCGGTCCGGCTATGCCGTATCCGCACTGTCGATCAACACCTACTGGCAGCTCTTCATGATGCTGCAGCTGTTTTTCTACACCGACGTGTTCGGAATCAGCGCGAAGCAAGCGGGCACGATGTTCCTGATCACCCGGCTCTGGGACGCGATCAACGACCCGATCGTCGGCATTCTCGCCGACAAGACACGGACTCGTTGGGGCCGATACCGCCCGTGGTTGCTTTGGGCATCGGTGCCTTTCGGAATCATGGGGGTGCTCGCCTTCACCACCCCGCCGCTGGGCGATACCGGCAAGCTCATTTACGCCTACGTCACCTACTCCATCCTCGGCCTGACCTACACCGCCGTCGGCATCCCGCTCAGCGCGATGATCGGCGTAAGCTCCAACGATTCCATCGTCCGCACCTCGCTAGCGTCGTGGAACATGTTCGGCGCGTTCGTCGCCTCGCTCTTCGCGCAGCTCTTCACGCTGAAACTCGTCGAAACCCTCGGCGGCGTCGACACGGGCATGACCGACGACCAGGTGCTCGCCGCCAAGCAAGCGGGCTTCCAGTACACGACCTTCCTCTACTCCGGGATCGCGGTGGTCGCGCTGATCTTCGCGTTCTTCGTGATGCGTGAACGCGTCGTCGAAGAAAAACGCGCCTCGCCGGTGCCCCTCCTCACCCAGGCCGAGCACATGGTCACGTCCAAGGCGTGGCTGATCCTGCTCGGCGTGTTCATGATGATGTGCCTGTTTATCTCGATCCGCGGCGCGTCGGCCGTGTACTACGTCAAGTACTACCTCGGCGTACGCGGCGAAAGCATCGACTTCTTCGGCCTCGACCTCTCCGAAGGATCCATCGCCGGTATCTACCTCGCGCTTGGCTCGGTCGGCTGCCTCATCGGCACGCCCCTCATGGCCCCGCTCTCCGCCCGCTTCGGCAAACGCATCGTCTTCGTCGGCATGCTGGCGTTCAGCGCGCTCATCGGCGCGCTGCACTACCCGCTGGGACGAGACGCCATCCTCGCCGCGCTGATTCTGCAGACGCTCGTCGGCCTGTTCTCCGGACCGCTGTTCGTCCTGAAAAACGCCATGCTCGCCGACGTCGCCGACGAGATCGAACTCAAGCACGGCCACCGCCCCACCGGCCTGGTCTATTCCGCGGCCAGCTTCGGGTTCAAGTTCGGCTGGACCATCGGCGGTGCCGTTGCCGGCTGGACACTGGCCTACTTCGCATTCGAGGCCAACACCGAACCGTCCGAGCGAACCCTGTCGGGCATCGTGCTGATGATGAGCTGGCTACCGACGGTCCCGATGGCCCTTGCCGCCGTCCTGTTGGTGTTCTACCCGCTCAACGAAAAGCGTGTCGAAGCCAACACCGCCAGCCTCGAAGCCAATCGCGCGGCCGCATCAGCGGCC
- a CDS encoding sulfatase, with amino-acid sequence MKYALHHSRSLCRLARRIVFATALLLSGTAPALAEPVEPITIRPNVVLVVVDDLNHDLGFSGADVETPNFDRLAEMGLVFTNAHTNAPVCNPSRTSFLLGQLPPTTGIQDNNTYFREVPHLRDAVTLPQHFRENGYHTVGAGKIFHHGWRPNSNQNRFLDRRASWDQYAQIRHGTPWPQPRPNNWHKGQVRTWWGKSFWWKAMDFEDVETGDWKNATRIAEHLESPHADKPMFLACGIFRPHVPFVASQKYFDLYDLPDTPTESLAGYLENDTDDLPPTALKWANKTDLHRSLVRENMWDDAVEAYRASTTYADACFGQILDAYENSPARDHTYLIVTSDHGFQLGEKGAWTKFSFWERSTRVPFIVIGPGIEPGVSHRTVSLIDLYPTLVAMADLPEREGLEGRDITPLFDDPDQPWDGVARVFHEPVENEAIIDEDFRYIRYANGDEELYDRKADPHDWHNLADDPAYADVLERYRQQRWFGERG; translated from the coding sequence ATGAAGTATGCCCTGCATCATTCACGTTCGCTCTGCCGTCTCGCCCGCAGGATCGTCTTCGCCACCGCCTTGCTATTGAGCGGCACGGCCCCTGCCCTGGCCGAGCCCGTGGAGCCGATCACGATCCGCCCCAATGTCGTACTCGTCGTTGTCGACGATCTAAACCACGACTTGGGCTTTTCTGGTGCCGACGTGGAGACACCCAACTTCGACCGCCTAGCGGAGATGGGTCTGGTTTTCACCAATGCACACACCAACGCACCGGTCTGCAACCCTTCGCGGACCAGTTTCCTGCTTGGCCAACTTCCGCCGACCACCGGTATTCAGGACAACAACACCTACTTCCGGGAGGTTCCGCATCTGCGTGATGCGGTGACACTGCCTCAACATTTCCGAGAAAACGGCTACCACACCGTGGGCGCGGGCAAGATCTTCCATCACGGCTGGCGACCCAACAGCAATCAGAACCGCTTCCTCGACCGCCGGGCGTCGTGGGATCAATACGCCCAAATCAGGCACGGCACGCCTTGGCCCCAGCCGCGGCCCAACAACTGGCACAAGGGTCAAGTCCGCACATGGTGGGGCAAGTCGTTCTGGTGGAAGGCCATGGACTTCGAGGACGTCGAGACCGGCGACTGGAAGAACGCCACGCGTATCGCCGAGCACCTTGAATCACCCCACGCCGACAAGCCGATGTTCCTCGCCTGCGGCATCTTCCGTCCGCACGTTCCGTTCGTCGCGTCACAAAAGTACTTCGACCTCTACGACCTGCCCGACACGCCGACCGAATCGCTCGCCGGCTATCTTGAAAACGACACGGATGATTTGCCGCCGACGGCACTCAAGTGGGCCAACAAAACGGACCTGCACCGGTCGCTGGTTCGCGAAAACATGTGGGATGATGCGGTCGAGGCATACCGCGCTTCGACCACGTACGCCGACGCCTGTTTCGGCCAGATCCTCGACGCCTACGAAAACTCGCCGGCGCGGGATCACACCTATCTCATCGTCACCAGCGATCACGGCTTCCAGCTCGGCGAGAAGGGTGCCTGGACCAAGTTCAGCTTCTGGGAACGCTCGACGCGTGTGCCATTCATCGTAATCGGGCCGGGCATTGAGCCGGGCGTCAGCCACCGCACGGTCAGCCTGATCGACCTGTACCCCACGCTCGTCGCAATGGCCGATCTGCCCGAGCGTGAGGGCCTCGAAGGCCGGGACATCACGCCGCTTTTCGATGACCCGGATCAGCCCTGGGACGGCGTTGCCCGTGTGTTCCACGAGCCGGTCGAGAACGAAGCGATCATCGATGAGGACTTCCGTTACATCCGCTACGCCAACGGCGACGAAGAGTTGTACGACCGCAAGGCCGACCCGCACGACTGGCACAATCTCGCCGATGATCCCGCCTACGCCGATGTGCTCGAACGCTACCGGCAGCAACGCTGGTTCGGCGAGCGTGGATAA
- a CDS encoding carbohydrate binding domain-containing protein: MAQPDERPMGWLNIHGIGWDGPQDEPGPQLRLARGLGYRYAYHGQKHDTYEGPHRADLFFYYNDPHKHIQHLVDGAFSDAELAAAKEAAPYITGRHPMLPRAIDEREFRALEQAAPRVYEAYKDKFEATKSWANTDRPFPHNLAQLQTWGDGVPNRWEPCPDYQQDAVIDDHVATIVAHVRAQERPEQNYLFKGVAFDVPDIWNEFNWSSNRKLPGTPDTERTAVARPGMAYDYATLQEGWYHFLGRLHNELEAEFPDRDIKIVHEPAALWSDWGQHIADIRHPSVTSDLLGGIRGDAMVGEKPTLEFLSQKELADDGWPLNLLGNVTADAFPKNPSFPVQLVIFGECATRGSNFFSYGTFAREFRRNPHTYSNDLKLIRIVAGWENSHVTPVEDRLWDYDNRVYLSPTAVADEQSLAAVNPYTGEILGVIRDADAVIHLGTQVEGIGILGVNQFFESTQQARPVVLEDGVIRVRDGAKLPAAFRLQIEQPPADGVYFSHPREDELVHRPQEVPYILREVHNADFELGAEGWYTGDGGRVRVVPSTDVKRSGAMAGKLIERQQRWHSFTQRVPDVFNINGPGKYRVTGWVRLEQGTGRSNIHLIVATAGGRNVYSSDPVHVGSGQWNKVEAEFDIPFDDTVTVGNISFRINDKTTSYYLDDVSLEKVD; this comes from the coding sequence ATGGCCCAACCCGATGAACGGCCGATGGGGTGGCTGAACATCCACGGCATCGGCTGGGACGGGCCGCAGGACGAGCCGGGGCCGCAGCTTCGGCTGGCCCGCGGGCTGGGGTACCGCTACGCCTACCACGGCCAGAAGCACGACACCTACGAAGGCCCACACCGGGCCGACCTGTTCTTCTACTACAACGACCCGCACAAACACATCCAGCACCTGGTCGACGGCGCGTTCAGCGACGCCGAGTTGGCGGCGGCCAAGGAAGCGGCACCCTACATCACGGGCCGGCACCCGATGCTGCCGCGGGCGATCGACGAGCGAGAGTTCCGGGCGCTCGAGCAGGCGGCGCCGCGGGTCTATGAAGCCTACAAGGACAAGTTCGAGGCGACCAAGTCCTGGGCGAACACCGACCGGCCGTTCCCGCACAACCTGGCGCAGCTGCAGACCTGGGGCGACGGCGTGCCCAACCGCTGGGAGCCGTGCCCGGACTACCAGCAGGACGCGGTGATCGACGACCACGTCGCGACGATCGTCGCGCACGTGCGGGCCCAGGAGCGGCCGGAGCAGAACTACCTATTCAAGGGCGTGGCCTTCGACGTGCCCGACATCTGGAACGAGTTCAACTGGTCGTCGAACCGCAAGCTGCCCGGCACGCCGGACACGGAGCGCACTGCGGTGGCTCGGCCGGGCATGGCGTACGACTACGCCACGTTGCAGGAGGGGTGGTACCACTTCCTCGGCCGGCTGCACAACGAACTCGAAGCCGAGTTCCCCGACCGCGACATCAAGATCGTGCACGAGCCCGCGGCGCTGTGGTCGGATTGGGGCCAGCACATCGCCGACATCCGGCACCCGTCGGTGACGTCCGACCTTTTGGGCGGCATCCGCGGCGACGCGATGGTCGGCGAGAAGCCCACGCTCGAATTCCTCAGCCAGAAAGAGCTGGCCGACGACGGCTGGCCGCTGAACCTGCTGGGCAACGTCACCGCCGACGCGTTCCCCAAGAACCCCAGCTTTCCGGTACAGCTGGTGATCTTCGGCGAGTGCGCCACGCGGGGCAGCAACTTCTTCTCTTACGGCACGTTCGCCCGGGAGTTCCGCCGCAACCCGCACACCTATAGCAACGACCTCAAGCTCATCCGCATTGTCGCCGGCTGGGAAAACTCGCACGTCACGCCGGTAGAGGACCGGCTCTGGGACTACGACAACCGCGTGTACCTGAGTCCCACCGCCGTGGCCGACGAGCAATCCCTCGCCGCCGTGAACCCATACACCGGCGAGATCCTGGGCGTGATCCGCGACGCCGACGCGGTGATCCACCTCGGCACGCAGGTCGAGGGCATAGGGATCCTGGGCGTGAACCAGTTTTTTGAGTCGACGCAACAGGCGCGGCCAGTGGTGCTGGAAGACGGTGTGATCCGCGTTCGAGACGGTGCTAAGTTGCCCGCCGCGTTCCGGCTGCAGATCGAGCAGCCGCCGGCCGATGGCGTGTACTTCTCACACCCCCGCGAGGACGAGTTGGTGCATCGACCGCAGGAGGTGCCGTACATCCTGCGGGAGGTGCACAACGCCGACTTCGAGTTGGGGGCCGAGGGCTGGTACACCGGCGACGGCGGGCGGGTGCGGGTCGTGCCTTCGACGGACGTAAAGCGTTCCGGGGCGATGGCCGGCAAGCTCATCGAACGCCAGCAGCGCTGGCATAGCTTCACCCAGCGCGTGCCCGACGTGTTCAACATCAACGGCCCGGGCAAGTACCGCGTGACCGGCTGGGTCCGCCTCGAGCAGGGGACCGGCCGGTCGAACATCCACCTGATCGTCGCCACCGCCGGCGGTCGCAACGTCTACTCGTCCGACCCGGTCCACGTCGGCTCGGGGCAGTGGAACAAGGTGGAAGCCGAGTTCGACATCCCGTTCGACGATACCGTCACCGTCGGCAATATCAGCTTCCGCATCAACGACAAAACCACCTCGTACTACCTCGACGATGTCAGCCTTGAAAAGGTGGACTGA
- a CDS encoding carbohydrate binding domain-containing protein — MPFSRLKPGLVAAAVLAVAVTGQADAETPDPLPNAWLNIHGVGWDGPDDDPGPILRLARGLGYRYNYHGEKYDHYEGPHRADLFFYYNDPHKQIQTSVEDDFTEEELAAAREVAPYTMRLHPMIPRAIDEPEFERLAKAAPRVYEAYKNKLEATKSWANTDQPFPHNLAQLQIWGDRDATRWEPCPDYQRDEVIDEHVAAIVAHVKAQERPADAYLFKGVVFDVPEIWKEFNWASHRGLPGTPDEARTAVARPGVEYDYATLQEGWYHFLDRLHDALEDEFPQRDTKIVHEPAAIWADWGQYIADIPYESVTEEMMDGIRGDAMVGEKPTLEFLTQQELAEDGWPVSLLGNVTGDLFPKNPSFTLQLVVFGECAARGSNFFAYGTFAREFERLPHTYGVDLNLLRIVAGWENSNATPVDARLWDYENRVYLSPTAVADEQSLAAVNPYTGEIQGTLRSADAAIKLADGVSPTGNLRGVNAFFEPVDGEPPVVIEDGLIKPKPGVKLPLGFRLQLDQAAADGVYFSHPEHEALVHRPQKVPYILREVHNTDFELGPEGWYTGDGRDVRVVAESDVVRSGELSGKLIARTKAWHSFTQRIPDVLNIHGPGTYRITGYVRQSAGSDFEVDSSIHVMVRTAAEGTNTFSSSPVRLKPGEWVKVSAELDINFTGTAGAASVGFRIDHPTMPYFLDDVTFDKID, encoded by the coding sequence ATGCCATTTTCACGACTTAAGCCCGGCCTTGTCGCCGCTGCCGTTCTTGCTGTTGCTGTCACCGGACAAGCCGACGCGGAGACGCCGGATCCACTCCCCAACGCCTGGCTCAACATCCATGGCGTCGGCTGGGACGGCCCGGACGACGACCCAGGCCCGATCCTCCGCCTCGCCCGCGGCTTGGGCTACCGCTACAACTACCACGGCGAGAAGTACGATCACTACGAAGGCCCACACCGCGCGGACCTGTTTTTCTATTACAACGACCCGCACAAACAGATTCAAACGTCGGTCGAGGACGATTTCACGGAGGAAGAGTTGGCCGCTGCCCGTGAAGTGGCGCCGTACACGATGCGGCTACACCCCATGATTCCTCGGGCGATCGACGAGCCCGAGTTCGAGCGTCTGGCCAAAGCAGCCCCCCGGGTCTACGAGGCGTACAAGAACAAGCTTGAAGCCACCAAGTCCTGGGCCAACACCGATCAGCCATTCCCCCACAACCTCGCGCAACTGCAGATTTGGGGCGACCGCGACGCGACCCGCTGGGAACCCTGCCCGGACTACCAGCGTGACGAGGTGATCGACGAACACGTCGCGGCCATCGTCGCCCACGTCAAGGCTCAGGAACGCCCCGCCGACGCTTACCTGTTCAAGGGCGTGGTCTTCGACGTGCCGGAGATTTGGAAGGAGTTCAACTGGGCATCGCACCGTGGCCTGCCCGGCACACCCGACGAAGCCCGCACCGCAGTCGCGCGTCCCGGCGTCGAGTACGACTACGCCACGTTGCAGGAAGGTTGGTACCACTTCCTCGACCGCCTGCACGATGCGCTCGAAGACGAGTTCCCGCAGCGCGACACCAAGATCGTTCACGAGCCCGCCGCGATCTGGGCGGACTGGGGCCAATACATCGCCGACATCCCTTACGAGTCGGTCACCGAGGAGATGATGGACGGCATCCGTGGTGACGCGATGGTCGGCGAAAAGCCGACGCTCGAGTTCCTCACGCAGCAAGAACTTGCCGAAGACGGCTGGCCGGTGAGCCTGCTGGGCAACGTCACCGGCGACCTTTTCCCGAAGAACCCCAGCTTCACGCTCCAACTCGTCGTCTTCGGGGAGTGCGCGGCACGGGGCAGCAACTTCTTCGCCTACGGCACGTTCGCCCGGGAGTTCGAGCGTTTGCCGCACACCTACGGCGTCGACCTCAACCTGCTCCGCATCGTCGCCGGCTGGGAGAACTCGAACGCCACACCCGTAGACGCTCGGCTGTGGGACTATGAAAACCGCGTCTACCTCAGCCCCACCGCCGTCGCCGACGAGCAATCCCTCGCCGCCGTCAACCCATACACCGGCGAGATCCAAGGCACGCTCCGCTCGGCTGACGCCGCGATCAAGCTGGCCGACGGCGTGTCTCCGACCGGCAACCTGCGTGGTGTCAACGCATTCTTCGAGCCGGTCGATGGTGAACCGCCGGTCGTGATCGAAGACGGCCTGATCAAGCCCAAACCCGGCGTCAAGCTGCCGCTCGGCTTCCGTCTGCAACTCGACCAGGCCGCCGCCGATGGCGTGTACTTCTCCCACCCCGAGCACGAGGCGCTTGTCCATCGGCCGCAGAAAGTCCCCTACATCCTCCGCGAAGTACACAACACGGACTTCGAGCTCGGCCCCGAAGGCTGGTACACCGGCGACGGCCGCGACGTCCGCGTCGTTGCCGAGAGCGATGTCGTCCGCAGCGGCGAACTCTCGGGCAAGCTGATCGCACGCACCAAAGCCTGGCACAGCTTCACGCAACGTATCCCGGACGTGCTGAACATCCACGGCCCGGGCACCTACCGCATCACCGGCTATGTCCGGCAGTCTGCAGGCTCGGACTTCGAGGTTGACAGTTCGATTCACGTCATGGTCCGCACCGCTGCCGAGGGCACCAACACGTTCTCCTCGTCGCCCGTCCGGCTCAAACCCGGCGAGTGGGTCAAAGTCTCGGCCGAGTTGGACATCAACTTCACCGGCACCGCCGGCGCCGCGAGTGTCGGCTTCCGCATCGATCACCCGACGATGCCCTACTTCCTCGACGACGTGACGTTCGACAAGATCGACTGA
- a CDS encoding sialate O-acetylesterase, with translation MLPRMWNHNPRFTHRLIGALLACSLLAVGSRVAEAGTSIGSPFSDHMVIQAELPVRVWGGDTAGTEVIVTFAGHEAITTADADGYWEVELPAVSEVGPYELVVAGSDTITLTDVVAGDVWLCSGQSNMAWPVKNSDSARWAVREKANPNIRFLTMPNNSVDAPADEVDVSWELAGPDTVKDFSAVGHFFGRRLHMETGRPIGLIDASWGGSKIRAWVPEDSLRGHRLHEVLAQRSDEQVADFERRLADYRANGQKGQRPRPNGGGPQHKLSHLYNGMIHPLGNLPIRGVLWYQGESDAWMPDDYATLFDMLVAAWRDQFGDDELPVYFVQLPNFDNGNEDTWRRFREMQRLYVARPDDGIDMVVTIDVGDSKDIHPRKKKKVGERLAFLALRDVYGQDIQAGSPLPVSATVESDGAVRVTFENVGDGLKVRGNKDILAFVLVDDTGKGHIATAEIAGPDTVLVRAEGVEAPTIVRYAYRPDPKVNLVNAADEPVTPFSIELGE, from the coding sequence ATGCTTCCGCGCATGTGGAACCACAATCCTCGCTTCACGCACCGGCTGATCGGTGCGCTTCTTGCGTGCTCTCTCCTCGCAGTCGGCTCTCGCGTCGCCGAAGCAGGTACGTCGATCGGCAGCCCGTTCTCGGATCACATGGTGATACAGGCGGAGTTGCCCGTGCGGGTCTGGGGCGGGGACACGGCCGGCACGGAGGTGATCGTGACCTTCGCCGGTCACGAAGCGATCACAACGGCCGATGCCGACGGGTACTGGGAGGTCGAACTGCCCGCCGTCTCGGAAGTCGGGCCTTATGAGTTGGTCGTCGCCGGCTCGGACACCATCACGCTCACCGATGTCGTCGCCGGCGATGTGTGGCTTTGCTCGGGCCAATCGAACATGGCCTGGCCTGTGAAAAACAGCGACAGCGCCCGTTGGGCCGTCCGCGAGAAGGCCAACCCGAACATCCGTTTCCTCACGATGCCCAACAACTCGGTCGACGCACCGGCCGACGAGGTCGACGTGTCGTGGGAGCTCGCCGGGCCGGACACCGTGAAAGACTTCTCGGCGGTGGGGCACTTCTTTGGCCGGCGCTTGCACATGGAAACGGGCCGACCGATCGGGCTGATCGACGCCTCATGGGGAGGTTCCAAGATTCGAGCCTGGGTGCCCGAGGATTCGCTGCGCGGCCATCGTTTGCACGAGGTGCTCGCCCAACGCAGCGACGAACAGGTTGCCGACTTCGAGCGACGCCTGGCCGATTACCGCGCCAACGGTCAGAAGGGCCAGCGCCCACGCCCCAACGGCGGTGGACCTCAGCACAAGCTCTCGCACCTCTACAACGGGATGATTCACCCGCTGGGCAATCTCCCCATTCGTGGCGTCCTGTGGTACCAGGGCGAGTCCGACGCGTGGATGCCCGATGACTATGCCACGCTCTTCGACATGCTCGTCGCCGCGTGGCGGGATCAGTTCGGCGACGACGAGTTGCCGGTCTACTTCGTGCAACTGCCCAACTTCGACAACGGCAACGAAGACACTTGGCGTCGGTTCCGCGAAATGCAACGTCTCTACGTCGCCCGACCCGACGATGGCATCGACATGGTCGTGACCATCGACGTGGGTGACTCCAAGGACATCCACCCACGAAAGAAGAAGAAAGTCGGCGAACGCTTGGCTTTTCTCGCGTTGCGTGACGTGTACGGCCAGGACATCCAGGCAGGCAGCCCGTTGCCGGTCTCGGCCACGGTCGAGTCCGACGGGGCGGTTCGCGTGACGTTCGAGAATGTCGGTGACGGGCTCAAGGTTCGCGGCAACAAGGACATTCTCGCATTCGTTCTTGTCGACGATACCGGGAAGGGCCACATCGCCACCGCCGAGATCGCCGGCCCCGACACCGTCCTCGTTCGCGCCGAGGGTGTCGAGGCGCCCACCATCGTCCGCTACGCCTATCGCCCGGATCCGAAGGTGAACTTGGTCAATGCCGCCGACGAACCGGTCACGCCGTTCTCGATCGAGTTGGGCGAGTAA